In Rhododendron vialii isolate Sample 1 chromosome 9a, ASM3025357v1, the following are encoded in one genomic region:
- the LOC131301369 gene encoding uncharacterized protein LOC131301369 → MEDVITAIPPPSRFFLEDLNNFTPPSAPLPPPFLVFSNSKSNEPICPSLLIIAISSPSLHFFHHLSAKTLIGTVILPEIPFSGNTIKPSLRDKSCNIYSLNEYGNSTLIVSVQYQVTPERSHAVAKLLIGEQIIPEKVLVLDSVQSRNFRGKLSPDETIAFKLETSQQRKGLGDGCRDSSLLKGLDYYPSGSVVDGLGAALLGRCQMKKMKGTLCVSWPEFGGSVATVVKTLLVNNLPELEYGFNGEGEDVFGFGNKPLDSELYT, encoded by the coding sequence ATGGAAGATGTTATAACGGCCATTCCCCCACCTTCAAGGTTCTTCCTAGAAGATCTCAACAACTTTACTCCTCCATCGGCACCTCTTCCACCTCCCTTCTTAGTATTCTCTAACTCTAAATCAAATGAGCCTATCTGCCCATCACTTCTCATCATTGCCATATCTTCTCCGTCTCTCCACTTTTTCCACCACTTATCCGCCAAAACCCTAATAGGAACTGTAATCCTCCCTGAAATACCCTTCTCCGGAAACACTATCAAACCCTCTCTCAGGGACAAGTCCTGCAACATTTATTCCCTCAACGAATATGGTAATTCGACACTCATTGTATCCGTACAGTACCAGGTCACTCCAGAAAGATCTCATGCTGTTGCAAAGTTGCTTATTGGTGAACAGATTATTCCAGAAAAAGTGTTGGTATTGGATTCGGTTCAAAGCAGGAACTTTCGTGGAAAGCTCTCACCAGATGAAACAATTGCCTTCAAACTGGAAACATCGCAGCAGAGAAAGGGGCTTGGTGATGGTTGTAGAGATTCTTCACTGCTAAAGGGTTTAGACTACTATCCTTCGGGGAGCGTAGTGGACGGATTGGGTGCTGCTCTATTGGGTCGATGccagatgaagaagatgaaaggAACGCTCTGTGTTTCGTGGCCTGAATTTGGTGGTTCAGTGGCAACAGTTGTTAAGACACTACTGGTCAACAATTTACCAGAGTTAGAATATGGTTTCAACGGTGAAGGTGAAGATGTATTTGGGTTTGGTAATAAACCTCTTGATTCTGAGTTATATACCTAA
- the LOC131301371 gene encoding F-box/FBD/LRR-repeat protein At1g13570-like: protein METRNRRRQRNLDLISNLPRHIIDCVLSRLPLRDAVRTSILSRKWRGYSATLPHLDFGYQFYLTIKETWGRLVNFHYELERTISKFFVLHHGPLVKVTLYIPELSRRVPDTDQWIDLLSRKNIKELTLDYRYNRRHLLPRCFFSCLDLTHLELRSTVFAPPPDFNGFRNLITLKFRRVKLKAYKLESLLHGSPLLQKLILVDCSGFHRIKVSAPNLESFQLQPPRKFKTICFEDVPKLADVTVSTLDTEAGHFAKSSTLLEFLTSLPKLTRLSVNGNLLKLLARDTLPQELPTTVEGLNYLKLNSLDFADFDQISCALCLIRNTPNLNQLEIQASTTRLTNIPPRKLGYMEAGAPFGCTLNRLQVVKIELLVGFKPELELVEFLLANSPFLEKIYINPENSLGQNKVASDMAIELIRSYRSSPGANIIYPGVDIIYLTD, encoded by the exons ATGGAAACTCGTAATAGAAGGCGACAGCGCAATCTGGATTTGATCAGCAATCTCCCAAGGCACATAATCGACTGCGTTTTGAGTCGCTTGCCTCTTCGAGACGCTGTAAGAACAAGTATACTGTCACGAAAGTGGAGGGGTTACTCGGCCACTCTTCCACACCTGGATTTCGGCTACCAATTCTACTTAACCATCAAGGAAACTTGGGGTAGACTCGTGAACTTTCACTACGAGCTCGAAAGAACCATCAGCAAATTTTTCGTGCTTCATCATGGTCCCCTTGTCAAGGTCACTCTCTACATTCCAGAACTCTCTCGTCGGGTTCCGGATACAGATCAATGGATTGATCTCCTCTCTAGGAAAAACATCAAGGAACTCACCCTTGATTACAGATACAACAGGCGTCACTTATTGCCACGTTGCTTCTTTTCGTGCCTCGACTTGACTCACTTGGAGCTTCGCAGTACCGTTTTTGCACCTCCTCCGGATTTCAATGGTTTTCGAAACCTTATCACGTTAAAGTTTAGGAGAGTAAAATTAAAGGCCTACAAGTTGGAGAGTCTCTTACACGGGAGCCCCCTGCTTCAGAAGCTGATCCTAGTGGATTGCTCTGGCTTCCATCGTATCAAGGTTTCTGCTCCTAATTTGGAGAGCTTCCAATTGCAACCCCCCCGCAAGTTCAAGACAATCTGTTTCGAAGATGTCCCGAAGCTGGCTGATGTCACAGTTAGTACATTGGACACAGAGGCAGGTCATTTCGCGAAGAGCTCGACTCTGTTGGAATTTCTCACTAGCTTGCCTAAACTCACCCGGCTTTCCGTGAATGGTAATTTGCTAAAG CTCTTAGCAAGAGACACTCTTCCCCAAGAGCTTCCAACGACAGTTGAAGGTCTGAATTATCTCAAACTGAATAGCTTGGATTTTGCTGATTTTGATCAGATTTCTTGTGCTCTTTGCTTGATTAGAAACACCCCCAATTTGAACCAACTTGAGATTCAG GCCTCGACTACAAGATTAACAAATATACCACCACGAAAATTGGGCTATATGGAGGCTGGAGCCCCTTTCGGTTGCACCCTTAACAGGCTTCAAGTTGTGAAGATAGAACTTCTCGTGGGTTTCAAGCCTGAGCTAGAGTTGGTCGAGTTTTTACTTGCCAATTCACCATTTCTTGAGAAGATCTATATCAATCCGGAGAATTCACTGGGTCAAAACAAAGTGGCATCGGATATGGCAATAGAGTTGATACGGAGTTACCGATCGTCCCCTGGAGCGAATATCATATACCCTGGAGTGGATATCATATACTTGACTGATTGA
- the LOC131301372 gene encoding ceramide synthase 1 LOH3-like — MGIAEFTRSIDWEQESYPEYGDFAVLPFFALLFPSVRFFLDRFLFEKLGRRLLFGKQQQKLDVETDVKRKKLRKFKESAWKCIYYLSAELLALSVTYNEPWFSNTRFFWVGPGNQVWPDQQIKLKLKGLYMFAAGFYAYSIFALIFWETRRSDFGVSMGHHVATLILILLSYILRFARVGSVVLALHDASDVLLEMGKMSKYSGAEALASFSFILFVISWLLLRLIYYPCWVLWSTSYEVVITLDKEKHKVEGPIYYYVFNTLLYCLLVLHIYWWVLMYRMLVKQIQARGHLSDDVRSDSEGEDDHED, encoded by the exons ATGGGTATTGCTGAATTCACCCGGTCCATTGATTGGGAACAAGAATCATACCCAGAATACGGAGATTTCGCTGTCCTCCCATTCTTTGCTCTTCTCTTCCCCTCCGTTCGTTTCTTTCTCGACAGATTCCTATTTGAG AAACTGGGTAGAAGATTGCTGTTTGGGAAACAACAGCAGAAATTGGATGTTGAGACAGATGTGAAGAGAAAAAAGCTACGAAAATTCAAAGAATCGGCATGGAAATGTATTTATTATCTTTCAGCAGAGCTTTTGGCGCTTTCTGTTACTTATAATGAACCATGGTTCTCTAACACAagatttttttgggtggggCCAGGAAATCAGGTCTGGCCTGACCAGCAGATTAA GTTGAAATTGAAAGGACTCTATATGTTTGCCGCTGGGTTCTACGCATACTCTATATTTGCTCTGATTTTCTGGGAAACGAGGCGCTCcgattttggagtgtcaatgGGACATCATGTTGCAACTCTCATTCTGATTCTGCTTTCTTATATATTAAG GTTTGCTCGTGTTGGCTCAGTTGTTTTAGCTCTTCATGATGCTAGTGATGTACTTCTGGAGATGGGGAAGATGTCCAAGTACAGTGGTGCAGAAGCTCTTGCCAGCTTTTCGTTCATTCTATTTGTTATATCTTGGCTCCTACTTCGCCTCATTTACTATCCATGTTGGGTCCTCTGGAGTACAAG TTATGAAGTTGTAATTACCTTGGACAAGGAAAAGCACAAGGTGGAAGGACCAATTTACTACTACGTGTTCAATACTCTTCTTTATTGCTTGCTTGTTCTTCACATTTACTGGTGGGTGTTGATGTATCGGATGCTTGTCAAACAAATACAAGCAAGAGGCCATCTCAGTGATGACGTTCGATCTG ATTCCGAAGGTGAAGACGATCATGAAGACTGA
- the LOC131301374 gene encoding protein SOB FIVE-LIKE 4-like: MESSKVPGDSEECCSSESGWTMYIGSPGDDDSDANDGHSTDKTVHNNDKDEDDDGSDDSMASDASSGPSHRELPYLSNKGSRVLGDSKHSVSEDQSKYSSSKKPNKKVEKKRNEKRINGEKEVPGHNANSAAASYGQGEAKVRKNNKTAGK; this comes from the coding sequence ATGGAGTCTTCCAAAGTTCCTGGAGATTCAGAAGAATGTTGCAGCAGTGAGTCCGGTTGGACAATGTATATTGGCTCTCCGGGTGACGATGATAGCGACGCCAATGATGGCCACAGCACCGATAAAACAGTGCACAACAATGACAAAGATGAAGATGACGATGGAAGCGATGATTCTATGGCTTCAGATGCCTCGTCTGGTCCGAGCCATCGAGAGCTTCCGTACCTAAGTAATAAAGGAAGTCGTGTATTGGGTGATTCCAAGCACTCAGTGAGTGAAGATCAGAGTAAGTATTCCTCAAGCAAGAAACCTaacaaaaaggtggagaagaagagaaatgaaaagaggATAAATGGAGAGAAGGAAGTGCCAGGCCATAATGCAAATAGTGCTGCTGCTAGTTATGGTCAGGGTGAAGCAAAGGtgagaaaaaacaacaaaacggCGGGAAAATAG
- the LOC131301373 gene encoding 6-phosphogluconate dehydrogenase, decarboxylating 1: protein MTTPTRIGLAGLAVMGQNLALNIAEKGFPISVYNRTTSKVDETVERAKKEGNLPVFGFHDPESFVHSIQKPRVIIMLVKAGAPVDQTIKTLSVYMEKGDCIIDGGNEWYENTERREKAMAELGLLYLGMGVSGGEEGARNGPSLMPGGSFEAYKHIEDILLKVAAQVPDSGPCVTYIGKGGSGNFVKMIHNGIEYGDMQLIAEAYDVLKSVGKLSNEELHKVFSEWNKGELLSFLIEITADIFKIKDDKGDGYLVDKVLDKTGMKGTGKWTVQQAAELSIAAPTIASSLDSRFLSGLKEERVEAAKVFKSSGVSDILSDQAVDKQKLVDDVRQALYASKICSYAQGMNLIRAKSVEKGWDLELGELARIWKGGCIIRAIFLDRIKKAYDRNAGLPNLLVDPEFATEIVERQSAWRRVVCLAINAGISTPGMSSSLAYFDTYRRGRLPANLVQAQRDYFGAHTYERVDVSGAFHTEWFKLAKSSKI from the coding sequence TTGCTGAGAAAGGATTCCCTATTTCCGTCTACAACCGGACCACTTCAAAAGTTGACGAGACAGTTGAACGAGCCAAAAAGGAAGGAAACCTTCCCGTTTTCGGCTTTCACGATCCTGAATCCTTTGTTCACTCAATCCAGAAACCCCGTGTCATAATAATGCTGGTTAAGGCCGGTGCACCTGTTGATCAAACCATCAAAACCCTTTCTGTTTACATGGAGAAAGGAGATTGTATCATTGATGGCGGAAATGAATGGTACGAGAACactgagaggagagagaaggccatGGCTGAGTTGGGTCTGCTTTATCTTGGAATGGGGGTTTCAGGTGGTGAGGAGGGTGCTCGGAACGGGCCCTCTTTGATGCCTGGTGGTTCCTTTGAGGCATACAAGCACATAGAAGATATCCTTCTTAAGGTAGCTGCCCAGGTTCCAGACAGTGGCCCTTGTGTTACTTACATAGGGAAAGGTGGGTCCGGCAATTTTGTTAAGATGATTCACAACGGGATTGAATATGGAGACATGCAGCTGATTGCGGAGGCCTATGATGTGCTGAAATCAGTTGGAAAGCTCTCTAATGAGGAATTACACAAGGTTTTCTCAGAGTGGAACAAGGGGGAACTGCTGAGCTTCTTGATTGAGATCACCGCGGATATTTTTAAGATTAAGGATGATAAGGGAGATGGTTATTTGGTGGACAAGGTTCTGGATAAAACTGGGATGAAGGGTACTGGCAAATGGACAGTCCAGCAAGCTGCTGAGCTGTCAATTGCTGCACCCACCATTGCTTCGTCTTTGGATTCAAGATTCCTAAGTGGGTTGAAAGAAGAAAGAGTAGAAGCAGCCAAGGTGTTCAAATCTAGTGGGGTGTCTGACATCCTCAGCGATCAAGCCGTTGATAAGCAGAAGTTGGTTGATGATGTGAGACAAGCACTTTATGCATCCAAAATATGTAGTTATGCTCAAGGAATGAATTTAATCCGTGCCAAGAGCGTGGAGAAAGGGTGGGACCTAGAACTTGGGGAGCTAGCTAGGATTTGGAAAGGGGGTTGTATTATCCGCGCTATATTCTTGGACCGCATTAAGAAGGCATACGATAGGAATGCTGGTCTTCCGAACCTTCTTGTGGACCCTGAGTTTGCAACGGAGATAGTTGAGCGACAGTCTGCTTGGCGAAGAGTTGTGTGCCTTGCTATAAACGCTGGCATTAGCACTCCTGGTATGTCTTCCAGTCTTGCTTATTTTGATACGTACAGGAGGGGACGGCTGCCTGCTAATTTGGTCCAAGCTCAACGTGATTACTTTGGTGCTCATACTTATGAGAGGGTTGATGTGTCTGGTGCTTTCCATACTGAATGGTTCAAGCTCGCTAAAAGCTCAAAGATTTGA